A stretch of the Archangium violaceum genome encodes the following:
- the hpf gene encoding ribosome hibernation-promoting factor, HPF/YfiA family, whose product MKVLLRGVHLDLSDSLRDYATQHLVEPIARYIEDEASEIEIALVDINGTKGGVDQECRVTVRMPGFAGIHITETAETMFQAIDAMRDRLERTIKRTVEKRREASSQGLPDDVRF is encoded by the coding sequence ATGAAGGTGTTGCTGCGAGGAGTCCACCTGGATCTGTCGGATTCGCTTCGGGATTACGCCACCCAGCATCTGGTGGAGCCCATCGCCAGGTACATCGAAGACGAGGCGAGCGAGATCGAGATCGCCCTGGTGGACATCAACGGGACCAAGGGGGGCGTGGACCAGGAGTGTCGGGTGACCGTGCGCATGCCCGGCTTCGCGGGTATTCACATCACGGAGACGGCGGAGACCATGTTCCAGGCGATCGACGCGATGCGTGACCGTCTGGAGAGGACCATCAAGCGGACCGTGGAGAAGCGGCGGGAGGCGAGCAGCCAGGGCCTCCCCGACGACGTGCGCTTCTAG
- a CDS encoding N-acetylmuramoyl-L-alanine amidase-like domain-containing protein: MKAFALISTLLAHTPAPGAAPAAVKPGSPVRNKITEPVVVWASLSPQERAAFITGAAALPLKDRLLRVSERFLGTPYVHSPLGEGSGVDPDPTFRLDAVDCLTFVEQALAMSLAHSESEVPGILERLRYASTPRYEDRNHLMEAQWLPNNQRKGFLVDVTRRYGGADTVRVQKTLTALTWTSRSSMALGLPKTHQPRGTYSLDMIPLDRVLEHARLVPSGTILVVLREDLPLKATRVTHLGFVVQKGKRTWLRHARRGADGNGRVVDEDLETFLARNAKYDKWRVSGVSLYEPHQPDSSGDELVRSP, translated from the coding sequence ATGAAGGCATTCGCCCTGATCTCCACGCTGCTCGCCCACACGCCGGCCCCCGGGGCCGCTCCGGCCGCGGTCAAACCCGGCTCGCCGGTGCGCAACAAGATCACGGAGCCGGTGGTGGTGTGGGCCTCGCTCAGCCCGCAGGAGCGCGCCGCCTTCATCACCGGCGCGGCGGCGCTTCCGCTGAAGGATCGGCTGCTGCGTGTGAGCGAGCGCTTCCTGGGTACGCCCTATGTCCACTCTCCGCTGGGGGAGGGGAGCGGGGTGGATCCGGATCCGACCTTCCGGCTGGACGCGGTGGACTGCCTCACCTTCGTGGAGCAGGCGCTGGCCATGAGCCTGGCCCACTCGGAGTCGGAGGTGCCGGGGATTCTCGAGCGCCTGCGCTACGCGAGCACTCCCCGCTACGAGGATCGCAACCACCTGATGGAGGCCCAGTGGTTGCCCAACAACCAGCGCAAGGGCTTCCTGGTGGACGTGACGCGGCGCTACGGCGGCGCGGACACGGTGCGCGTGCAGAAGACGCTCACCGCGCTCACCTGGACGTCGCGCTCCTCGATGGCGCTGGGGTTACCCAAGACACATCAGCCGCGGGGCACCTACAGCCTCGACATGATACCCCTGGACCGGGTGCTGGAGCACGCGCGTCTGGTGCCCTCGGGCACCATCCTCGTGGTCCTGCGGGAAGATCTGCCGCTGAAGGCCACGCGGGTGACGCACCTGGGCTTCGTGGTGCAGAAGGGCAAGCGCACCTGGTTGCGCCATGCGCGGCGCGGCGCGGACGGCAACGGCCGGGTGGTGGACGAGGATCTGGAGACGTTCCTCGCGCGCAACGCGAAGTACGACAAATGGCGGGTCTCCGGCGTGAGCCTCTACGAGCCCCACCAGCCCGACTCGAGCGGTGACGAGCTCGTGCGCTCTCCGTAG
- the tuf gene encoding elongation factor Tu yields MGTKTHVNVGTIGHVDHGKTTLTAALTQVMAALHGGKGLGYDQIDSAPEEKARGITINITHVEYESATRHYAHIDCPGHADYVKNMITGASQMDGAILLVDGSQGPQPQTREHLLLARQVGVEHMVVFINKVDVADPELLGLVELETQELLAAHGYADVPMVKGSALKALEAVTAGRVRDEATRCIRELVDALDRHIPEPVRDYTSPFLMPIEDVFTISGRGTVVTGRIQRGVLTAGSAVELVGTGGPDTREVVVTSIESFHRQRPEARAGENVGLLLRGLKREEVARGQVLCAPGSIHPHNAGEAELYVLSANEGGRHTAFGTGYTPQFFFGSTDVTGTIEVKGEGLVQPGGRAQVGFRLIHPIGVEPGMRFAIREGGKTIGAGVVTAVR; encoded by the coding sequence ATGGGCACCAAGACGCACGTCAACGTTGGCACCATCGGCCACGTGGATCACGGTAAGACGACCCTCACCGCCGCCCTCACCCAGGTGATGGCCGCACTGCATGGCGGGAAGGGTCTCGGCTACGACCAGATCGACAGCGCGCCCGAGGAGAAGGCCCGCGGCATCACCATCAACATCACCCACGTCGAGTACGAGTCGGCCACGCGTCACTACGCCCATATCGACTGCCCCGGTCACGCGGACTACGTGAAGAACATGATCACCGGCGCCTCGCAGATGGATGGCGCCATCCTGCTGGTGGACGGCTCGCAGGGGCCGCAGCCCCAGACGCGTGAGCACCTCCTCCTGGCCCGCCAGGTGGGCGTGGAGCACATGGTCGTGTTCATCAACAAGGTGGACGTGGCGGACCCGGAGCTGCTCGGGCTGGTGGAGCTGGAGACGCAGGAGTTGCTGGCGGCGCACGGCTACGCGGACGTGCCGATGGTGAAGGGCTCGGCCCTCAAGGCGCTCGAGGCCGTCACCGCCGGGCGCGTGCGGGACGAGGCCACCCGGTGCATCCGGGAGCTGGTGGACGCGCTCGACAGGCACATCCCGGAGCCGGTGCGGGACTACACCTCGCCGTTCCTGATGCCCATCGAGGACGTCTTCACCATCTCGGGGCGCGGCACGGTGGTGACGGGCCGCATCCAGCGCGGGGTTCTCACGGCGGGGTCGGCGGTGGAACTGGTGGGGACGGGCGGCCCGGACACCCGGGAGGTGGTGGTCACCAGCATCGAGTCCTTCCACCGGCAGCGGCCGGAGGCTCGTGCGGGTGAAAACGTGGGGTTGCTGCTGCGCGGTCTCAAGCGCGAGGAGGTGGCTCGCGGCCAGGTGCTCTGCGCGCCGGGCTCCATCCACCCGCACAACGCCGGGGAGGCCGAGCTGTACGTGCTCTCCGCCAACGAGGGTGGCCGCCATACGGCGTTCGGCACCGGCTACACGCCGCAGTTCTTCTTCGGGAGCACGGACGTGACGGGGACGATCGAGGTGAAGGGCGAGGGGCTCGTGCAGCCGGGGGGCCGGGCCCAGGTGGGCTTCCGCCTGATCCACCCCATCGGCGTGGAGCCCGGCATGCGCTTCGCCATCCGTGAGGGTGGGAAGACGATCGGCGCCGGGGTCGTCACCGCCGTGAGGTGA
- a CDS encoding NAD(P)-dependent oxidoreductase, with the protein MKVGFIGLGNMGHAMARNLRAAGHELAVYNRTAGKAESLRQQGARVADSPADAARGAEVVFSMLADDPAVEAVVFGGSGLLAGLERGALHVSSSTISVALSDRLARAHAEAGQRYVAAPVFGRPDAAEARQLWVLAAGARDDVERCRPLLESLGRGLTVLGEKASAANVVKLSGNFLIASMMEALGESFALTRKSGIEPKVFLEVFQSVFARSPIFERYAALIAQEQYAPAGFKLRLGLKDVKLALEAADTAAVPMPLASLLRDHFLEGVAQGRGDLDWSALGALAAERAGLDGK; encoded by the coding sequence ATGAAGGTTGGCTTCATCGGTCTGGGGAACATGGGCCACGCCATGGCGAGGAACCTGCGCGCGGCGGGGCATGAGCTCGCGGTCTACAACCGCACGGCCGGGAAGGCCGAGTCGCTGCGCCAGCAGGGCGCCCGGGTCGCGGACTCGCCCGCGGACGCGGCGCGCGGGGCGGAGGTTGTCTTCTCCATGCTCGCGGATGATCCCGCCGTGGAGGCGGTCGTCTTCGGCGGCTCGGGCCTGCTGGCCGGACTGGAGCGGGGCGCCCTCCACGTCTCGTCGAGCACCATCTCCGTGGCGCTCTCGGATCGCCTGGCCCGGGCGCACGCGGAGGCCGGGCAGCGGTACGTGGCGGCACCGGTGTTCGGCAGGCCGGACGCGGCGGAGGCGAGGCAGCTCTGGGTGCTGGCCGCGGGCGCGCGGGACGACGTGGAGCGATGCCGGCCCCTGCTGGAGTCCCTCGGGCGCGGTCTCACGGTGCTCGGGGAGAAGGCCTCCGCGGCGAACGTGGTGAAGCTGTCGGGTAACTTCCTGATCGCCTCGATGATGGAGGCGCTCGGCGAGTCGTTCGCGCTCACGCGCAAGTCCGGCATCGAGCCGAAGGTGTTCCTGGAGGTGTTCCAGTCCGTGTTCGCGCGCTCGCCCATCTTCGAGCGCTACGCGGCGCTGATCGCCCAGGAGCAGTACGCGCCGGCGGGCTTCAAGCTGCGGCTGGGGCTCAAGGACGTGAAGCTGGCGCTGGAGGCCGCTGACACGGCGGCGGTGCCGATGCCGCTGGCCAGCCTCCTGCGTGACCACTTCCTCGAGGGGGTGGCCCAGGGGAGGGGGGACCTCGACTGGTCGGCGCTGGGGGCGCTGGCGGCGGAGCGGGCGGGCCTGGACGGGAAGTGA
- a CDS encoding serine/threonine-protein kinase, with translation MSRSWPPEGRDSEQHEEETEETQPLTPVPVREATIAAGPRARQARTPYPIDGEASPGGELLRGARVDRYVVLKSVGEGGMGVVYAAYDPELDRKVALKLLRLETSDVENGRARLLREAQAMARVSHPNVCSVYDVGTFGDQVFITMEFISGSTLHQWMKQEHSWRDILRVFLQAGRGLEAAHAVGLVHRDFKPANVLLGKGERAYVTDFGLARLVSSPEEDEPSVALAPPPGSVSGSMPGAAASVTQAGVVVGTPNYMPPEQYLGQMPDARSDQFSFCAALFWALYGKRPFEPSKVAQAAEKLGDHTTAPRSLTSRVRGDSELQGVIHEPPSNTKVPAWVRRAVLKGLSLHAEDRFGSMTELLTALSQEPRRAARRQGLLVTAGLVLAGSIAAGVQIHQQSQVCAGSDQLMAQVWNPDVRRKVEAAFTATGRAFAPEVAHSVSRVLDTYAGEWVRQHTEACEATRVRGVQTEELLSLQVVCLERHRQDFQALAHLLTEADRKLMERSVDAVNGLPSPRECQDIVSLSNQVGMPTDPALRGRIDQLGKELSEAKALGRAGRYKDALSRAKELEPRVVATGYLPLQAELRASLGWYQQLTGDADAGAAHVEQALNDAEAGRADRLKVEALNRLVFIRGIQGRQEQAEQWARLSGSVLSRLGGDTLLASELEGNLGNVALRQGNYAEARRHFEKTRELQQQVLAPEDPRRTKTTYNLGVAALMLHERERALELLTEALGRMEATLGEGHPQVADCHSMLAWTNRELGRMEPSLEHARAAVAIQRASFGEEHPAVADALDAVGMSLLAMKRHDEARKTFETALAMKEKALGPDSPDLSFSYDGIGQALLAADRAEEAIAPLEKALSFEDVEPEPLAESGFALARALWQAGKEPLQAHAVAAKARERFAQIGEKERVAEVDAWLQSHPVPEEKPKRSRSKAAAQMRKKKGPGRLARP, from the coding sequence ATGTCTCGCTCATGGCCCCCAGAAGGTAGAGATTCCGAGCAGCACGAGGAGGAGACGGAGGAGACCCAACCCCTGACTCCCGTGCCGGTGAGGGAGGCCACGATCGCCGCGGGCCCGCGTGCGAGGCAGGCCCGGACTCCCTATCCGATCGACGGTGAGGCCTCGCCGGGGGGAGAGCTGCTGCGGGGGGCGCGCGTCGACCGCTACGTCGTCCTCAAGTCCGTGGGCGAAGGCGGCATGGGCGTGGTGTATGCCGCCTATGATCCGGAGCTGGATCGCAAGGTGGCGCTCAAGCTCCTGCGCCTGGAGACGAGCGATGTGGAGAACGGACGGGCCCGGTTGCTGCGCGAGGCGCAGGCCATGGCGCGCGTCTCGCACCCCAACGTGTGCTCCGTGTACGACGTGGGGACGTTCGGCGATCAGGTCTTCATCACCATGGAGTTCATCTCCGGCTCCACGCTGCACCAGTGGATGAAGCAGGAGCACTCGTGGCGGGACATCCTGCGGGTGTTCCTCCAGGCGGGCCGGGGGCTCGAGGCGGCGCACGCGGTGGGACTGGTGCACCGCGACTTCAAGCCGGCCAACGTGCTGCTCGGCAAGGGCGAGCGCGCGTACGTGACGGACTTCGGCCTGGCCCGGCTGGTGTCCTCCCCCGAGGAGGATGAGCCCTCCGTCGCGCTCGCTCCGCCGCCGGGCTCGGTGTCCGGGAGCATGCCCGGGGCCGCCGCGTCCGTCACCCAGGCCGGAGTGGTGGTGGGGACTCCCAACTACATGCCTCCCGAGCAGTACCTGGGGCAGATGCCGGATGCGCGCTCGGACCAGTTCAGCTTCTGCGCGGCGCTCTTCTGGGCTCTCTACGGAAAGCGTCCCTTCGAGCCCTCGAAGGTGGCCCAGGCCGCCGAGAAGCTGGGCGACCACACCACGGCGCCGCGCTCGTTGACCTCCCGGGTGCGTGGGGATTCGGAGCTCCAGGGTGTCATCCATGAGCCTCCCTCCAACACGAAGGTGCCCGCATGGGTGCGGCGCGCGGTGCTCAAGGGGCTGTCGCTCCACGCGGAGGATCGCTTCGGCTCCATGACGGAGCTGCTGACGGCGCTGTCGCAGGAGCCCCGGCGGGCGGCGAGACGGCAGGGGCTGCTGGTGACGGCGGGCCTGGTGCTCGCGGGGAGCATCGCCGCGGGTGTGCAGATCCATCAGCAGAGCCAGGTGTGCGCCGGGTCGGATCAGCTCATGGCCCAGGTGTGGAACCCGGACGTGCGACGCAAGGTGGAGGCGGCGTTCACGGCGACGGGCCGGGCCTTCGCTCCGGAGGTGGCCCACAGCGTGAGCCGGGTGCTCGATACGTACGCGGGCGAGTGGGTGCGCCAGCACACCGAGGCGTGCGAGGCCACGCGGGTGCGCGGCGTGCAGACCGAGGAGCTGCTGTCGCTCCAGGTGGTGTGTCTGGAGCGGCACCGCCAGGACTTCCAGGCGCTGGCCCACCTGCTCACGGAGGCGGACCGCAAGCTGATGGAGCGCTCGGTGGACGCGGTCAACGGCCTGCCCTCGCCTCGGGAGTGCCAGGACATCGTCTCGCTGTCCAACCAGGTCGGCATGCCGACGGACCCGGCCCTGCGTGGACGGATCGATCAGCTCGGCAAGGAGCTGTCCGAGGCGAAGGCGCTCGGCAGGGCGGGGCGCTACAAGGACGCGCTGAGCCGGGCGAAGGAGCTCGAGCCCAGGGTCGTGGCCACCGGCTACCTCCCGCTCCAGGCCGAGCTGCGCGCCAGCCTGGGGTGGTACCAGCAGCTCACGGGCGATGCCGACGCCGGGGCGGCCCACGTGGAGCAGGCGCTCAACGACGCGGAGGCGGGGAGGGCGGATCGTCTGAAGGTCGAGGCGCTCAACCGGCTGGTGTTCATCCGAGGCATCCAGGGCCGCCAGGAGCAGGCGGAGCAGTGGGCTCGGCTGTCGGGCTCGGTGCTGAGCCGCCTGGGCGGCGACACGCTCCTGGCCAGCGAGCTGGAGGGCAACCTGGGCAACGTGGCCCTGCGCCAGGGCAACTACGCCGAGGCCAGGCGCCACTTCGAGAAGACGCGCGAGCTGCAGCAGCAGGTGCTGGCGCCGGAAGATCCCCGGCGGACGAAGACGACGTACAACCTGGGCGTGGCCGCCCTGATGCTGCACGAGCGCGAGCGCGCCCTGGAGTTGCTGACCGAGGCGCTCGGACGGATGGAGGCCACCCTGGGCGAGGGCCACCCCCAGGTGGCGGACTGCCACTCCATGCTCGCCTGGACGAACCGGGAGCTGGGCCGCATGGAGCCGTCGCTGGAGCACGCGCGGGCGGCGGTGGCCATCCAGCGGGCCTCGTTCGGCGAGGAGCACCCGGCCGTGGCGGATGCGCTGGATGCCGTGGGGATGAGCCTGCTCGCGATGAAGCGCCACGACGAGGCGCGGAAGACCTTCGAGACCGCGCTGGCGATGAAGGAGAAGGCCCTGGGGCCCGACAGCCCGGACCTGTCCTTCTCGTACGATGGCATCGGCCAGGCGTTGCTGGCGGCGGACCGCGCGGAGGAGGCCATCGCTCCGCTGGAGAAGGCGCTCTCCTTCGAGGACGTGGAGCCGGAGCCGCTGGCGGAGAGTGGTTTCGCGCTGGCGCGGGCGCTCTGGCAGGCGGGGAAGGAGCCCCTCCAGGCCCACGCCGTGGCCGCCAAGGCCCGCGAGCGCTTCGCCCAGATAGGCGAGAAGGAGCGCGTGGCCGAGGTGGACGCGTGGCTCCAGTCCCATCCCGTGCCGGAGGAGAAGCCGAAGCGCTCGCGCTCCAAGGCCGCGGCCCAGATGCGGAAGAAGAAGGGCCCGGGGCGCCTCGCTCGCCCGTAG
- a CDS encoding response regulator has product MGERIKVLLVEDDGDSRELLAELLELDFDVITAADGVSGLQAFEADHPDVVVTDESLPGMCGTALAQEVKHRQPKAGVILVSGYTNVDSTSCDVVLRKPIDVERLSAAVGSLGEAARH; this is encoded by the coding sequence ATGGGAGAGCGAATCAAGGTGCTGCTGGTCGAGGACGATGGCGACAGTCGTGAGCTCCTCGCGGAGCTACTCGAGCTCGACTTCGACGTCATCACGGCGGCGGACGGGGTCTCGGGATTACAGGCTTTCGAGGCGGACCACCCGGATGTGGTCGTCACGGACGAGTCACTACCCGGCATGTGTGGCACGGCACTCGCACAGGAAGTGAAACACCGTCAACCCAAGGCGGGGGTCATCCTCGTTTCCGGCTACACGAACGTGGATTCCACCAGTTGTGACGTGGTGCTGCGCAAGCCCATCGATGTCGAGCGGCTGTCAGCGGCCGTGGGGAGCCTGGGGGAAGCAGCCAGGCACTGA
- a CDS encoding DUF2007 domain-containing protein yields MKYCMQCGSEYQDGVKECADCPGSALVDAETMREHHIPLPGEGDTRKFVRAATAEDPFTAEDYARLLQLQHIPVFVRPRRTGTVDVLTTGSLEPWWEIMVGEEFLERATQLLTREKAQLDATAEEAARAAEEEERETEGSAPPAGTL; encoded by the coding sequence ATGAAGTACTGCATGCAGTGCGGTTCCGAATACCAGGATGGCGTGAAGGAGTGCGCGGACTGTCCTGGCAGCGCGCTGGTGGACGCGGAGACCATGCGCGAGCACCACATCCCCCTGCCCGGCGAGGGGGACACCCGCAAGTTCGTCCGGGCGGCCACCGCGGAGGATCCATTCACCGCGGAGGACTACGCCCGCCTGCTCCAACTCCAACACATCCCCGTGTTCGTCCGGCCGCGTCGCACCGGCACCGTGGACGTGCTCACCACCGGGAGCCTGGAGCCCTGGTGGGAGATCATGGTCGGCGAGGAGTTCCTGGAGCGCGCCACCCAGCTGCTGACCCGGGAGAAGGCCCAGCTGGACGCCACCGCCGAGGAGGCCGCCCGTGCCGCCGAGGAGGAGGAGCGTGAGACGGAGGGCTCCGCCCCACCGGCGGGCACCCTCTGA
- a CDS encoding MXAN_5187 family protein, with protein MVRFKFFLFALLVLGLGLAHLPLVSGPLSVRATEGASAPATAAISEMARSLVTRRLAVQGVALKLAASPDVATAVHPQVVPLPKGKGVRIVEPPMGERFSGLRAAARGLVPESLEGSLILALATNDGSLYARAGGEPASDEQLDVRALVKAGNEGLVVDAFDAPHVFYSVPVLWNAEGGPSQVVATLVVGAPLVDGKALESAALASGVAAVALVKGDKVLGTAGSQPQLAAEGLEKLSAGQSGRVVQRGSVRGWLPQVPQVKLPVLTHLDDTRGGDAPLAVGSRRALEEGLEVVAVVSLQPFMTALADYQQIALLGLMCLLGFSLVWTLVMGSSRGAAAPAQAPAKEKKDKKKKGKKGQEAEAPVPAPVAAAPLPVAPVQEPPVPGPDDFPFPASPAPTPTRAAPDSDFPFPPPPVPGVDSYAAAPASGGDAFPFPAAPAPGADPYGSPTVPGKDPFAARASAGDAFPFPSSEQGVGVATASPRGAFAFEDQPTAAYSLKQAADPFAAAAAQAGLPPSGFGAETAPETTRVAAIPQELLARSARPNTAEVPLPGHPGVAAPSSQGLPPPPPPPTGGANVLSEESHFQDVFREFVATRDQCGEPNDGLTYDKFVAKLRKNKEQLVQKYACKTVRFQVYVKEGKAALKATPVKD; from the coding sequence ATGGTCCGCTTCAAGTTCTTCCTCTTCGCGCTCCTGGTCCTCGGACTGGGGTTGGCTCATCTCCCCCTGGTTTCCGGACCGCTGAGTGTCCGGGCCACGGAAGGAGCATCCGCGCCCGCCACGGCGGCCATCTCCGAGATGGCGCGCTCCCTGGTGACGCGGCGGCTCGCCGTGCAGGGCGTGGCGCTGAAGCTGGCGGCGAGCCCGGATGTGGCCACCGCGGTGCATCCCCAGGTGGTGCCCCTGCCCAAGGGCAAGGGCGTGCGCATCGTGGAGCCGCCCATGGGCGAGCGTTTCTCCGGTCTGCGCGCCGCCGCCCGGGGCCTGGTGCCCGAGTCACTCGAGGGCTCGCTCATCCTCGCGCTCGCCACGAACGACGGCTCGCTGTACGCGCGCGCCGGCGGAGAGCCCGCCTCGGACGAGCAGCTCGACGTGCGGGCGTTGGTGAAGGCGGGGAACGAGGGCCTGGTGGTGGACGCCTTCGACGCGCCCCACGTCTTCTACTCCGTGCCGGTGCTGTGGAACGCCGAGGGAGGCCCCTCGCAGGTGGTCGCGACCCTCGTGGTGGGCGCCCCGCTGGTGGATGGCAAGGCCCTGGAGTCCGCGGCCCTGGCTTCCGGTGTCGCCGCGGTCGCGCTGGTGAAGGGGGACAAGGTGCTGGGCACCGCCGGCTCGCAGCCACAGCTCGCCGCCGAGGGTCTCGAGAAGTTGTCCGCGGGCCAGTCCGGTCGCGTGGTGCAGCGCGGCAGCGTGCGCGGGTGGCTCCCCCAGGTGCCGCAGGTGAAGCTGCCCGTGCTCACCCACCTCGATGACACCCGGGGCGGCGATGCTCCGCTCGCGGTCGGCTCGCGCCGGGCGCTCGAGGAGGGCCTCGAGGTCGTGGCCGTGGTCAGCCTGCAGCCCTTCATGACGGCGCTGGCGGACTACCAGCAGATCGCCCTCCTCGGGCTGATGTGCCTGCTGGGCTTCTCCCTGGTGTGGACGCTGGTGATGGGCTCCAGCCGCGGTGCCGCCGCTCCGGCCCAGGCTCCCGCGAAGGAGAAGAAGGACAAGAAGAAGAAGGGCAAGAAGGGTCAGGAGGCCGAGGCCCCGGTGCCCGCTCCCGTGGCCGCGGCGCCGCTCCCGGTGGCGCCCGTGCAGGAGCCGCCCGTGCCCGGTCCGGACGACTTCCCCTTCCCCGCGTCTCCCGCTCCCACTCCCACGCGGGCCGCTCCCGACTCCGACTTCCCGTTCCCGCCGCCTCCGGTGCCGGGCGTGGATTCGTACGCGGCGGCTCCGGCTTCGGGGGGAGATGCCTTCCCGTTCCCGGCGGCTCCGGCTCCGGGCGCGGATCCGTATGGATCGCCCACGGTCCCGGGCAAGGATCCGTTCGCCGCGCGGGCCTCGGCGGGGGATGCCTTCCCCTTCCCCTCGTCGGAACAGGGCGTCGGCGTGGCCACGGCGTCGCCTCGCGGCGCGTTCGCCTTCGAGGATCAGCCCACGGCGGCCTACTCGCTGAAGCAGGCGGCGGATCCCTTCGCGGCCGCCGCCGCGCAGGCGGGCCTCCCGCCCTCGGGCTTCGGTGCGGAGACGGCTCCCGAGACGACGCGCGTGGCCGCCATCCCGCAGGAGCTGCTCGCGCGCTCGGCCCGTCCCAACACGGCCGAGGTCCCGCTGCCGGGTCACCCGGGCGTGGCCGCTCCCTCCTCGCAGGGCCTTCCGCCGCCCCCGCCTCCTCCCACCGGCGGCGCCAACGTCCTGTCCGAGGAGAGCCACTTCCAGGACGTCTTCCGCGAGTTCGTGGCCACGAGGGATCAGTGCGGTGAGCCCAACGACGGCCTGACCTACGACAAGTTCGTGGCCAAGCTGCGCAAGAACAAGGAGCAGCTCGTCCAGAAGTACGCCTGCAAGACGGTGCGCTTCCAGGTGTACGTGAAGGAGGGCAAGGCCGCCCTCAAGGCCACGCCCGTCAAGGACTGA